DNA sequence from the Lynx canadensis isolate LIC74 chromosome B2, mLynCan4.pri.v2, whole genome shotgun sequence genome:
TAGTTAACTCTTTTAGTCCACTAGCTTATTAATATAAATTCACGTgatgcatttattttcttcttccaagattttttaaaatttcagttaacatGCGTGTAgcactagtttcaggtgtagcaCACAGTGATTTCACACATGCAGCACCTGGTGCTCCTCAGGACCAGTGCCctcttcatccccatcacctgttcccccatcctcccacctcccatcagtgtgttctccgtgggtaagagtctgtttcttggtttgcctctctctctctctctttcccctctctgtttATTTGTtgggtttcttaaattccatgcatgagtgaaatcgtatggtatttgcaTTTAGAACATACAGTGATGCTGTAACCGTGATGCATTGGGGCAGCACAGTATAACGTATTAGCTTGTCCAATCACTTGTACGCCTGACACCAGTGTAGCATTGTGTGTCAAATATACTCaagttaagtaaataaataataaaaatatcttaacatgttcaaagtaaaaaaaaaaaaaaaaaaaaccacccaaccTCCTGGCCTGTTCTGGTGCATGGTGTTGAGGAAGGAGTCAGCTTCTGGGCCTGCATGTTGATGACCGGGTAGCTGAATCTCAACATGGGGATAAGGGTCGGGGAGAGGAGGTTCCCTGGTGGCGTGTAAGTTAGTGGCCTCAGCATAGATGTTTTAGCTTCTAGAAGATTAAAGAGGCCGAGATTTGTAATGGACTTTTGAAAGTCCAGttgtaaatgaaaatgtttaaaatacactCACTGAGACAAAGCATATTTCCAAAGACCATCACTGTGTGTCATGTTTAAGACACATGGGCACATGTCCTCAGGCTTCACAATTCTTCCCTCATAATAACTGCACATCTTGAAACTGTTTTGTTACTTGTGAAAAATAATcatgaaagtaaaatatattaagtcATTGTCAATGATTAACCCTTATGTTCATGTAACATAGCATGTGACAATATACTTGCAGATCTGGGTCTGGGCATCCAACAGCAGCACAGGTGCAGAATGGTCTTTCAAGAGAGTGAAAGGAAGTGATACTATAACAACAATATAAAAGGGCCCCAAGGAACACACTAGTTTACACGTATACTTTCTAATTCTAATAAATGCACCCCCAGTAACGCACATACATACCGCTGAGCACAAGCACATGGGCACGGTCATACCTCTGCCCATCCCCTTTCACTGTCAATTCCCATCTATACATACTCTactcattcttcctttttaaaaatttctttaatgtttatttttgagagagagagagcgtgagtggggaaggggtagagagagttggagacacagaacccgaggcagggtccaggatctgagctgtcagccccaacgcggggctcaaactcacggaccacgagatcacaacctgagctgaagttggacgcctaagcGACTGAGCCCCCCTCGTGCCCCATTCATATGTCTCTTAAGTTCAGTGAGGGGCTCTGCCATCTGTGTCTCTCAGGGTCACAGCCTGACTGGTGTCCACACCCCTGACAGgctggcagagggagaagaaggctCCAGAAGGACTTTCAGGGGAAGCCAAGCATTCTGGCCTGGAATTAACGGAGTGGGAGAAAGCGGTAGATATTGACTGTTCAGTGAACATGATGAATGGATTTATAGTAATtgccccaaaatacataaatgtgaGAAGCTGAATGAAACAGCCTTTAGCTATGGAGTAAACTTTGCTGTCGCCCGTGTCCTTTTCCCTCCACAGTTTTCCACTGGCAAGTTCACAGCCCATGCCTAAGGCGAGAGTAGCACACACAAGGTGGAGACAGAGACCGTCATAGCTCTCAATTCCCCTGCAGGTTCTCGAGCTGGACCAGGCCTGACGGCAGACACCTCAATCACAGACATGAGAATATTTATTACTTAAACATGGGCATTTTTACCACTTAAAAATGACCAGAAAGATCATGGGACATTGTAAAGACGGAGTCCAGGGGGGAGAGAGCCAGCACATGGCAGGCAGGAAGGGTGAGGCACTAAGACCTGTTTTCATCGCACCCACACACTGCTCTCACCTTCACCAAATCAGCAGGTAAGTGTGGATTGAGCTCTGCTGGGTGCCAGGCTCCCCACCAAGCACGTTACACACATCATTTCACGTATCACTCACTGGCACTATTGTTCCACTCAATAAAGATGAGGAAACCTTATCTTCTAGAGGAGAAATATCTTGCCCAGGTTCTGGAACCTACGCtgatctgactccagagtctgtgaTCTTACAAAATACAAGATGTGCTGCCAGAGTTCACAGGAGAGACCAACCTCCTTCACAAAGCACAGGagtccttcttcttcttttttttttaaacatgaaatttattgtcacattggtttccacacaacacccagttctcatcccaacaggtaccctcctcgatgcccatcacctacttttccctccctcccgcccccccatcaaccctcagtttattctcagttttgagtctcttatggtttggctccctccctccctaactttttttttccttcccctcccccatggtcttctgttaagtttctcaggatccacataagagtgaaaacatatggtatctgtctttctctgtctgacttacctcacttagcataatactctccacttccatccatgttgctacaaatgaacagatttcattctttctcattaccaagtagtattccattgtatatataaaccacagcttcttttttttgtttgtttttttgtttttttgtttttttgttttttttttttctgttttattttttattttttttttatgaaatttattgacaaattggtttccatacaacacccagtgctcttcccaaaaggtgccctcctcaatacccatcacccaccctcccctccctcccaccccccatcaaccctcagtttgttttcagtttttaacagtctcttatgctttggctctctcccactctaacctctttttttttttttttccttcccctcccccatgggttcctgttaagtttctcaggatccacataagagtgaaaccatatggtatctgtctttctctgtatggcttatttcacttagcattacactctccagttccatccacgttgctacaaagggccatatttcattttttctcattgccacatagtactccattgtgtatatataccacaatttctttatccattcatcagttgatggacatttaggctctttccataatttggctattgttgagagtgctgctatgaacattggggtacaagtgcccctatgcatcagtactcctgtatcccttggataaattcctcgcagtgctattgctgggtcatagggtaggtctatttttaattttctgaggaacctccacactgctttccagagcggctgcacaaatttgcattcccaccaacactgcaagagggttcccgtttctccacatcctctccagcatctatagtctcctgatttgttcattttggccactctgactggcgtgaggtgatacctgagtgtggttttgatttgtatttccctgataaggagcgacgctgaacatcttttcatgtgcctgttggccatctggatgtcttctttagagaagtgtctattcatgttttctgcccatttcttcactgggttatttgtttttcgggtgtggagtttggtgagctctttatagattttggatactagccctttgtccgatatgtcatttgcaaatatcttttcccattccgttggttgccctttagttttgttggttgtttcctttgctgtgcagaagctttttatcttcatgaggtcccaatggttcattttcgcttttaattcccttgcctttggagatgtgtcaagtaagaaattgctgtggctgaggtcagagagattttttcctgctttctcctctagggttttgatggtttcctgtctcacattcaggtcctttatccattttgagtttatttttgtgaatggtgtaagaaggcggtctagtttcatccttctgcatgctgctgtccagttctcccagcaccatttgttaaagagactgtctttttcccattgtatattctttcctactttgtcaaagattagttggccatacttttgtgggtccaattctgaagtgtctattctattccagttgttctatgtgtctgtttttgtgccaataccatgctgtcttgatgattagagctttatagtagaggctaaagtctgggattgtgatgcctcccactttggtgttcttcttcaaaattactttggctatttggtgtcttttgtggttccatacaaattttaggattgctttctagcttcgagaagaatgctggtgcaattttgattgggattgcattgaatgtgtagattgctttggatactattgacattttaacaatatttattcttctaatccataagcacggaatgcttttccatttctttgtatcttcagtttccttcataagctttctatagttttctgcatacagatcttttacatctttggttaggtttattcctagatgaatatggatgcaaaaattctcaacaagatactagcaaatcgaattcaacagcatataaaaagaattattcaccatgatcaagtgggattcattgcggggctgcagggctggttcaatatttgcaaatcaatcaacatgatacatcacattaataaaagaaccaGATGATCCtttcaatcaatgcagaaaaagcttttgacaaaatccggcatctttcttaataaaaaccctcaagaatgtcgggatagaaggaacatacttaaacatcataaaagccatttatcaaaagcccacagctattatcatcctcaatggggaaaaactgagagctttccccctgagatcaggaacacgacagggatatccactctcaccgctgttgtttaacatagtgttgaaagttctagcatcagcaatcagacaacaaaaggaaatcaaaggcatccaaattggcaaagatgaagtcaagctttcactttttgcagatgacatgatattatacatggaaaacccgatagactccatcaaaagtctgctagaactgatacatgaattcagcaaagttgcaggatacaaaatcaatgtacagaaatcagttgcatttttatacaccaataatgaagcaacagaaagacaaactgatcccattcacaattgcaacAAGAATCACAGGAGTCCTTTTGTAATGGGTCCTTTCATCCCCTAGGAACTTCCTGCCACTTCCCAGAGTCTCTCCCCTAGCTATAACTGAGACCTTGAGTTCCTTGGAAGATTCTTTCTTCTCACAAATCCACTGATTAGCACATGAAAGATGACTGGGCAGTTCAGAGGACGAGGTCATGGGCAATCAGCCCAGGATCAAGGCCACACTTCTAAAGTCTCCAAGCTTTTTCATCCAAGGATGAGGTTTGGTGAGATTTTGAGAACTAGATGTGGTGTGTGGTTCATAAcctcaataaaaggaaaagatactCAGAAACTTCTGAGtgtttaaatattaattgaacaaGCTGATCATAGGATAAATAGGGCATGTTGTAGGAGAGATAAATTAGGTCAAAATGGTGGAGAACCTGGAACTTTATTTGTTAATCATTAGGGGCCATTTCAGTGAGAGTAGTGGGGTCATGTATGGAAAATAATTCTTACAGAATAATCAGACTTATcatggagaaaaaataagatCTGAAAGAAACAGCTTGGAGACTTTGGAAGTGTGGCTGTGATCCTGGGCTGGAGGGTGACTGCCAAGctcctggggtgggtgggtgggtgggctcTGCTGTAAAGCTGAAGGACCATGGCACAGCAGAGGTCATGACCTCTGACCTTCAGACCACACTGCCCATCTGACTGCAGCCCAGGCCAGGCCTTCACCAGTTGCGTTAGagcagagagagcatgtgaattAGGGCGACGGCAGGTGAGGAGGGTGAGGGGTGCTGCTGGGACCCCGTGCATGTGTGGGGCCTGTGCGCCCCCTCCCCGCACCGTGCGGAGGTTATCCAGGGCTGGGGGAATTAGCAGGAAGAGTGGCCTTAGATGTGATTGAAAGCCTGAGGTTGAATGTTAAATGGGTGACGAAGGTCTAAGTGCCCAGAGGTTTGGAAGCATGTGTGTGGTTACAGGTAGAATTCTTACTGGTGGTTCTATTAATATGCAAGTGGCCTTGGGCTAATGTCACATTTCCTTGTCACAACAGCTTGTAAATTAGCGACCACTGTCACCACAGTAGTGCAGGTGAGCACCCTGACTGGCCTGGGGCACTCGGGCACGAAAGCGCCTCCAGGGTCAGGCGGCTGGACATGCTGGCCTTCACACAGAGTCACATCGTGCAGAGCCCAGGCTGCTCAGTCAACACTGCCCTGCACAGTGAGCTGGGCCATCCAGGGCATAGGCCAAAGAAGGCAGGTCTGGGCTGGGCCGTCTAAGGCACCGGCCAGGGAAGGCGGGTCTTGGCTGGAATATTCTCATATTCTGTATATTCCTAATAATGTTTAACATGAAATGCCAATTTCTCCCAGATTgatgtttttacttttgatgatTAGAACTCTTATTTCAACCATTTCAATAAGTACTAAGACCCAGGGCGAGCTCAAAGCGGGTATTTCCATCACCTCCAGAGAGTAGCATAGTTTATgtacttttatcattattattttggtcaaatgtttaagatttatttttaataacaatcaTGTCCATGGAATCATGGCATGAACAGAATCCACATGTTCCAAATGCCATTATAAATCAACCCCGTCACCAGGAGCAACACCATTGCTGGCTAAGGAGACAGTTCCCTGATATCAGTTTCTCTGTGGCCTCGAAGATGGTTTATGTGCACCTTTTGCAGAGCCCGAGTGCCCAGAAAACAGGAGACACACTCCTTTCAATTTTAAGGCTCTGCAATAATCCTCTTTGTCATGAGCTCTGACCTCCATGTCCACAGGGCATCATGCTGGCCCTGTGTCTGCCGGGCTGACCCCTGACTAGGCAGCGTCCACCACGGAGCTGCTCCCACCCTTTGAGGCTGCACAGGGGACAGCTGTGTCCCCCTCCTCCGGGCAGCCCCCCGAGCCCTGATTTGTCTTCAGGGTCATTCTTCACTTTTCTTGAAGGAGAAAACACCTTCACAGCCACATTGCTCCATTTCCCAGCCTGTAGAAACCCAGGAGTCTGACAaccttgccttctttttttcatctctgtgccCGTTGGTCCAATTTATCAGTGTCGCTGCTGGTATAATCCTGTCTTCTTCTGAGATGAATGAGGATTATCCAAATCTTCAAGTTCTGATTCCTTCACCTCCAGTTTATGTCTCTCCTCTTGCATCTTACTGTTGGAAGCAAGGAGACAGCACCTCACATGATGGAAGCAGGTGTGTGGCCTTTCTGGCTGGCAAACTCCACGATGCCTAGAGTGGAAGACTCTCCTCACTGCCCCTCCATCCCGGAGCTCATGATGGGAGGCTACCATGATAGCAGAGGGCCGGTTACAGACACCTTCACAGCAAAGTGCGTGTGTACgtgcatgtatgtatgttcaGAAAGTGGCATAGGATTGATTGCCTCCCAATGACACAGAAGTGCAAGCCTCTAAGGCCCTTCTCTCTCCAGAGATGGGAGTCTCCCTGTGATATAGACAGGGCGCTGCCTGGGAAGGAGCTCCAGCAATGTGTGAGGAGTGAACTCGCCAACCTCCATCCACCTGCAGGGTGATTGAGCCAAGAGATCACAGCTTATAGGCTGCCCACACGCAGATTCCCTGCTGCCTGTCCCAGAACTCTGATCAAGACTGAACTTTTCATCACAGCCTCCAACAGCTTCTGGATTGAGATTCTTCCTGGAAGGTAGGGCTGTTTTTCTCATGTGtggaaaaagataaaggaagtttattttaaaagtccagGCCATCCAGAGCTGGTTCCCTTTAGCAGCGAACAGGATGAGGTTTTCATGTGTCCCAACATCCACTATATTTTTAGTCATGGAAAATtgactctctccttctctttgcagACATAAATCCCCTCATTGGCATCTTGATTCACAGAAATGTGAAAAGAGAGTTTCAGTATGGACTCACCTGGGAAAATGTGGGTTATTCTTGGAGCAGAAATACCCCAGGACAAAATTGTGGTGATGTAGAGTTGCATCGGGCCAAGTGGGACCCCCACGCACTGTGTTTCTTGTAGACCCAGCAGCCCCAAGCTTTCCCTCTTCACAGTTTGGGGGAGGAAACCTAGCAGCTAAACCAAAGTCAATTCTGTACCACACAATTCAGGGTTTTACTTTACCACCAAACCACGTGGTCACAGGGACATATGGTAAACACAGTGACTACTTCCTTTGTTTCAAttagtttccttcctttgtttcaaTTCTAGAAGGATGGTTGAACTCACCCAAAACACAGCAGTTTCACTCAACCAGAGTTCAAACTGCAGCTGATGATTGCCATGGATACTGAGGAAAATAAACAACTTATTCTCCTTAAAGTGGATTATATGACGATTGCCTAAGATCGGCTATAATGGCCGAGGGTTCTTAGAAATACAGTTATATTTTCTGGTCAGGATATTGAAGAGGattttcattggatatttttgtttttttattgtaagaAACCTGTTTAGGTTTGACCCACAGGTAATCCATCTGCCCAGTCATTTGGAAACGCTAGGACCGAGCATTCAGAGGGACCGATGTTCCTAACTGCACTTCCTAATCTCTGCAGGCTAATAGCATGAAGGACACTGATGCATTTTACACCATTTACTCTGTGAAATGTCAGTGGATTGCATTAGATGACTGAATTCAGATGCTCTTGTAGTGAAAGCATATTAAAGTGTGTGGACTTAGGACCCACTGGGGAGAGAGTGTGCTTGTTGGGGGGACTGTGAATTAGACTTTCCTAGACAGCAATATTCATGAAGACAGTAGCCCTATGACTCAAATAGGGAGATCACAGAAGTTTTGCTTAATGCTATTATCAGGTCAGTAATTATTTGCTTCATAGAAACACAATGAATATGAATGATAACCATGTCTCACTGCTCCTGTATGAAAATTCTATGTGTCTCCAACTCTGTGTACCTTCTCTCAGACCCTTGCTCACTACATGGATCTTTCAACTTATCTGTTACGTGTATTGTCTAGCACATGTCTATACAAACCAATCACCTTTTcaatttctctgctttttcacAGTGTGTGCATTGATGGCCTGTGTATTTTAATCCTCAGGTGGTTTGGTATATAAATCTCAAATCCGGTTCAGTATATGATTCTAATGTCTCTCCTATGTTTGTATATTTCCTTTCAATGCATTTAGTATTTTCATGActgaatatatttgtctttctttccggATAACAAGTCAACCTATTATATTTGTTAGTttgcataattttatctttgtctGTTGTTTCTCTAATTCCAGTGTCCAAATGCTCATTTCACtcactttgttatttttccagtGGTTATGAGACCTGATTTTCTTCCCACAGGAATAAAACAGGAATGACAAAGAAAGGTGACTCTCAGGTAGGGAGGAATGAGAGGGACAAATTCTAGCAACCCGGCAGGGTTTATCTTGCTGGGCTTCTCTGAGAAGCCCGGGCTGGAGAAGGTCCTCCTTGTGGCCATCTCCATCATATATGTACTGACGCTGGTGGGGAACACAGCCATCATCCTGGTCTCCTTCTTGAACCCCAAGCTGCAcacgcccatgtacttcttcctgtcGAATCTGTCCTTCCTGGACCTCTGCTTTACAACGAGCATTGTCCCACAGATGCTGGTGAATCTCAGGGGCCCCGAGAAGACCATCAGCTACACGGGCTGTGTGCTCCAGCTCTATGTGGCGCTGGGGCTGGGCTCCACTGAGTGCATCCTCCTGACGGTGATGGCTTACGACCGCTTCAATGCCATCTGCCGCCCCCTGCGCTACGGCGTCATCATGCACCCCAGGCTTCTCCGGCAGCTTGCAGCTGTGGCCTGGAGCAGTGGTTTTGTGGAGTCCACGCTTCAGACCATCCTCGTCTTCCAGCTGCCTCTCTGCAACCACCACAGGGTGGATGATTTCATGTGTGAGGAGCCCGCCCTGATTAAAATCGCCTGTGTGAACACCACCTTCCTGGAGAACGAGCTCTGCATAGCCATCGTCCTCTATGTGGTCATACCGCTGGGGCTGATTCTGGTCTCCTACGGCTGCATCGCCAGGAGCGTGCTGAGAATCAGGTCCACGGAAGGCAGGAGGAAAGCGTTTGGGACCTGCGGGTCCCACCTGCTGGTTGTGGTTTTGTTCTTCGGGACTATAATTTCTGTCTACATCCAACCCAAGAGCGAGTACACGCAGAACCACAGTAAATTCCTCACCCTCTTCTATACTGTAGTGACGCCCTCGCTTAATCCTCTCATCTACACGCTGAGAAACAAGGAGGGTAAGTGGGCTCTGAGGAGACTGCTGTGGAGGGACCCACATCAGGGGGAACCGTGACACGTACTCAGCCATTCCCCAGGTGCCGAGGACTTACACATCCCGCGTCTAAGGGTCACAGCTTCGGCTCCGCAGTAAAACAGGTGGGACATTTCCTTTCAATGGCGTCCTGAAGTTACTACCCTAAGCCCTTCTTTTCATCCTCCTTTCCCGAACTGTTGTGTGTCTTTTTCTGGCTAATTTGTAAAGATTCTGTGTATACGTGAACACGTTTAGAGGCAGGAGCATGTGCACATGAATCATACTTCCAGGAATCCCGGAGTTATTGCTCTGGTAACGAACTATCGCCATGAGCAGACAGAAGGCAGCTCCAGCTGGTGCTGGTCACGAGGTGGGTCTAGCTGAGGACCGGGCTCTGCAGCAGGGGCTGCGTCTGCAGCTCGCCGGCCGGTTAGGGCCCTGCACACCCACAGCTACCTGACGGTTTGTCTTATCAGGGGTTGTTGATTCTCACGTATTCAGCAGGGCGTCTGGGATTCCATGCACCCGGGACCATTCTGATCTCTCCCAGCCACAGAGAAAGTCTCCAAGGAGAACGACCAACGTGACTGCTTCTCTACTACACGTCTCTTGTTACCACAGAGCAGCCCCCCATCTCTCGATTGACCCCTTAGTGCTATACCTGAATTGAGGGCAAATAAACACAATTTGAAGTATTGTCATTAAGTGTGAATATTTAAATCTCCCAAAAGTAGgcagatttatttataaataaaagtgtttgTCTTTGCCATTATAACATTCCCTTTCACAGATACTGTAATTtcatagaatttataaaaattttttcttcatattgaaTATGAAGTTTTTATCTGTTCTGATAACACAGCTGAAAATCTGGgtaatttttaaagtgtgaaaATATTGGCCATGCTTTCCCTATATTCATAATAGTTATcgatttataaaatattatcaaaatccTTATTGGCTTAATTCTAGAGACTACTTCAACATACTTACAATgtgttattgttttataaatgtggttttataaaaaaaataaatgcttttaacaGAGATGAATCCTAAGCAATTATTTTAATACAGATAAGTAACTCTAGCTGAATATAGTAAGTTGAatggaatgatttaaaaaaaaaaaatgacctcattggaggaaaaaaacatgatCTACTAAGAAGACATTGACAAGGTGCCTTAGGTGTTGTTTATACAAACTagtgcttctgtttctctgtttataTGATAGAATTTGATTGACATTTGATGGAAATTGAATTAATTGTGGtcagagttaaatatttttatagatggATTAGGACAGCCAAATACCTAATCAGCAGTATGATTAcccaaatcatttaaaatgttataatttcaaATAGACAATAAATGAAAGCACTAATAAAAATGGTATCCTTATGTCCccaataagattaaaaaatttaatattttctatatattttctacatttttagcAGTCATACCTAGAGGTATCCATGATTATCAGTTTGTGTACATTTatccaaaaacatttaaaaatactttaaagtaaaaatatatagatattaatggttttaaatttacataaataatattaaactaCATGTATCACTTACACTAGTTTAAGAACTAGTTACAAAGATATTCAGATTATTTAATTGTATGCATGTATCtcattttattaagaatatttatattgtttcaagttttttacTCTTTCCAACCATGCTGCAATAAACGTTCTTGTGTGTAGATGCCAGCTTTTACCTACTTTTGTGGGAATGATTCTGTGTGGTCAGTAACTACATGTGGAAGCCTTCAGGTAAAGGAGATGCCCATTAGAAACTACAGAAATCCGCTGACATGGCAAAGATTTCCGCAGGTAACCATATTGATTCACAACCCCACCTTGACTGTATGAGAACCTCATTGCTTATCCTCCATTCAACCCACGATGTAGCCAGATTTGAACGCCAGAAACTGTGCCCAGCTAAAATGCTGCAAGTACCCATTGTTTCTGCATGCAACTGTTGGGAAGATTGcattgtttttctcctattataATCTATTACATACTTCCTGTGTCAATAGATTTTCTACCTTGAAATAATATCTGTGTTCTTGGAATAAGCTGGGTTTGTCTGTGATGTATTGTTTTTAGAATATTCCTTCTATATTCAAAAtgtcttttgagaatttttataaaaattatgtaaaatgtaaaactgtattTGAGTTTATAATGGAGATTGGCCAATAACATCATTTTCTTATGTCACCTGTGTTCTGTTTATGCATAAAAATTTTACTAGTCTCATAAAATCAGTGGGGcaactttctatttcttattaaatttgGAACAGATTAAATAAGACTGGAATAATGGTTCTTTGAGTTTTCTAGAAGTCACACAGAACAGATCCAGCCTTGTGATGCTGAGGGTACACTGTTGGACATTAGTAATCctgagcttattaaaaaaaatatactgttCTATTCAGGCTTTTTCCTTCCTGGGGATTTTGacaatttatgtttttctgtagaaaattattcattacatttagatttttaagttaTCGGCTCAACATTCTTCCTGAAATGATGTGTTGTGGCATTAAATCCGTTTTATACTGTGtcattttttatcttaatgataCTTACTCATGTAAATAGCCAGAGGTTTaccattttattagttttatcaAAGAACCAGCTTATTATTTTATTGGTCAAATCTATTTAATTGTTGTATTAGTGTTCTACTTCATTCATTTCTCCTTgtatctttattatctcctttattctattttctttgggtttattttgttgttctccCCTTAATTTGGTATTTTGAATGTTTAGCCTC
Encoded proteins:
- the LOC115514859 gene encoding olfactory receptor 2G3-like, which gives rise to MRGTNSSNPAGFILLGFSEKPGLEKVLLVAISIIYVLTLVGNTAIILVSFLNPKLHTPMYFFLSNLSFLDLCFTTSIVPQMLVNLRGPEKTISYTGCVLQLYVALGLGSTECILLTVMAYDRFNAICRPLRYGVIMHPRLLRQLAAVAWSSGFVESTLQTILVFQLPLCNHHRVDDFMCEEPALIKIACVNTTFLENELCIAIVLYVVIPLGLILVSYGCIARSVLRIRSTEGRRKAFGTCGSHLLVVVLFFGTIISVYIQPKSEYTQNHSKFLTLFYTVVTPSLNPLIYTLRNKEGKWALRRLLWRDPHQGEP